The genomic stretch ATGAGCTTGCCGCAGCACTTAAAAAAATCAGCGCACAATTTCCTCGATCGATAAAATGCATTTGATAAATAAATCCACCCTCGTGTAACCAATAACCCAGAACTGGATAAACAAAAATCATAAATAACAGACAAAATATCACATAAGACCACAGTTTTAATTGTTCTGCTGTCGCACCCGCGATGATGGCCATGGTAATTAAGGCTAAACCAAAATGATAAAATGCCGTGGCAATTGAGGTATCGCTAATTTCCACATCCCAAAAGTGATGCCAAGATTGTTGCGATTGAAAGATAATGCTTAAATCGGGAAAATAGGCATGATGATCATGATTCATAAAAATAATCGAGTATCCCAGGCCTAAAAATGTCATTGCGGTCACTGCCAGCCCTAAACAATTTTTCGCAAAGAGTGATCCCATATTGCAGGTGCGAATTAATCCAGCAGCAAACATCGCCATGCCACAAAAGACTAAAATATTTAATACACCGGCCGTTAATAAATATATTTCATTAGTTGCCATAGCTATTCCTTTATAATGCCTCAATGCCTTGCTCACCCGTGCGCACGCGCACGACTTCTTCTAATCCTAAAACAAAAATTTTTCCATCTCCCATTTTTCCAGAATATGCCGCGGTAGAGATCGCTTCAATGGCTTTATCTACTAAGCTTGCTTCCAAGGCAATTTCAATTTTTAATTTGGGTAAAAAATCGACGACATACTCTGCGCCACGATAGAGTTCCGTATGTCCGCGTTGACGACCAAATCCTTTGACTTCAGTGACTGTCATCCCTTGCACGCCTATTTCCGCCAGCGCATCGCGCACATCATCGAGTTTAAAAGGTTTAATAATCGCTATGAGAAATTTCATCATCGTCATTCATCCGCTAAGGTTAACACACGAAAATGGCTAAATTGTCGATTCATTAACGATCGCACAGCCCAAATGCTGCCAGGGATCATGTAAATAAAAATCGCAAATAAGCCAATAATCCAACGATGTTCATAATAAACATAAAAATTAATGGGTTTACCCAATAATGCCATGGTAATTAAGGCAAACACATACATAAAAAACATTACTACGGCAGTGAGGCGAGATGCTAACAAAAAATGCATCCACCATACTTGCAACGCCATACCCACACTGACTTTTGTTGACTTCATACATAAATCTCATTAGCAAAGATTTTCTCATTGTAAGCGATCATCTCGCGAAAAGGTATTTTTACTGACGCTTGAACCCAAGCTTGTTACACTTGCGTTTTTATCAAAAAGGAAAAAATCATGTTTGATCCTAAATTGCTCGATGAAATTGCAGAAAAACTCAGCCAAGTGATCCCTCCTGAATTACGTAACATCCAACGTGATATTCAAGATAACTTCCGGCGAATTTTACAAAGTTATTTTGCTAAATTAGATTTAGTCACGCGCGAAGAGTTTGATGTGCAAACTAAGGTATTAGCCAAAACGCGTGAGAAATTAATGGAGTTAGAAAAAATTGTGACGACTTTAGAACAAAAGTAATTGTGAGTTATGTCGAATGCTATCGTTTATACTCGCGCCGCATTAGGCATTGATGCGCCGCTGGTTACCGTGGAAACTCATATCTCAAATGGTTTACCTCGATTATCAATTGTCGGTTTACCCGAAGCCACGGTGCGCGAAAGTAAAGATCGCGTACGCAGTGCTATTTTAAATGCCCAATTCGAATTTCCTGCCAAACGCATTACCATTAATCTAGCACCGGCTGATTTACCCAAACAAGGAAGCCGTTTTGATTTACCCATTGCGTTAGGCATTTTGGCAGCGTCGCAACAAATTAAAAAAGATCATTTAAGTCATTGTGAGTTTACTGGCGAATTAGCCTTAAATGGCGAGTTGCGGCCTGCCGATGCTATTTTGCCGATGGCGATTGCGGCGCATCAAGCCAAGCGGGAATTAATTATTCCGCAAGACAATGCCATAGACGCGCGTTTTGCGCGTTATGGCAAAACGTGGTGCGCTCCCCATTTATTGGATGTCTGTGGATTTTTAAACGATCAAACAACATTAACCGCCGTAGAAATTCAAACCATTCACCACGCGGTAAGTTATGCGGTGGATATGCAAGATATTCAAGGCCAAGATAATGCTAAACGCGCTTTGGTAATTGCAGCCAGTGGTGGGCATTCCTTGTTAATGTCGGGTTCACCTGGTACCGGTAAAACCATGCTCGCCACGCGTTTACCCACCATTTTGCCCGCGTTATCAGAACAACTCGCGTTAGAAACGGCGATGATTTATTCTTTAGCCGATTGCAAACGCGAAGAAAATCATTTTTTCCAACCGCCTTTTCGCGCCCCCCATCACACAGCATCGAGCATTGCCTTAGTCGGTGGCAGTTCGCCTCCACGCCCGGGTGAAATTTCGTTAGCGCATAATGGGATTTTATTTTTAGATGAATTAACTGAATTTAATCGCCATGTCTTAGAAGCATTACGCGAACCGTTAGAATCGGGAAAAATTATGATTTCGCGCGCCGCACGTCGCGCTGAATTTCCTGCACGTTTTCAATTTATTGCGGCCATGAATCCGTGTCCATGTGGTTATTATGGTGATGCAAGTGGGCGCTGTCGTTGCAGTCCTGATTATGTAGAACGTTATAAACGCAAAATTTCGGGACCCTTGCTGGATCGCATTGATTTACATATTGAAGTCAAACGCATTGCCAATGAATTACTCCTAGAAACTTCGCGCAAAAATCCTACGAGTGCTAATCTCAAACAATTAGTCCACGAAACAAGACAGCGCCAACTCACTCGCCAAGGGTATTTAAACAGTGCGCTCACCAACGCCGATTTACATCACTATTGTGTTTTAACGCCGAGTGCGCAAACTATCATTGATAAAGCCTTAACTCGTTATCAATTATCAGCGCGCAGTTTTCATCGCTTATTAAAAGTGGCGCGGACGATAGCCGATTTACAAGGTGTCGAAGCATTAACTGAAGAATCAATTTTAGAAGCGCTGGCGTATCGTTCAACCTAAGAGCCTATTCAAAAGATTCAAGCATAAAAATTTTGAACTGACGCTAAGAGCCTGTTCAAAGTCTCCAAGCTTGAGTCAGAAAGTGTCGATTTTTGAGCACCGGAGCGCAGTTTACACGTCAGTAAATGAGCATCGGAGCACAGAAAATCGGCAGTTTATGGCCAAGATTGGAGACTTTGAACAGGCTCTAAAAAGTTTAGAGCGTCCTCGACAAATATTTCCCATTGATCTATCCATAGCATATGCATGCATTTGGGATATATTTTTAGGGAACAGTTTGGAATAGAATGATACATCATATCAATATGCGATCTTGGCATGATCCATTCATTTTCTCCCAATAAAATTAATGTCTCGCATTTAACATTAATTAATTGGTTTTCATAATTAAAATGTTTTAAAAAAGTTCCCCAACCATAATTCATGATATCAATGTTGTAACCAATTTCCAGAGGAGGTTCCCCTGGCTCGAAAGAATAAGAATACAAAGGAGACATTAATCGATAAAAGTCGGTAATTTCTTTTTTAGAACCATCAAATGCACCATTCCATAATTTCTCTGCAAACGCAATTTGCTCGGGTGTGCCAATTTCATTTAAGTTGGCTTTAGCTTCCGCATAAAAAGCGGAACTGACCACACCGCCAATGAGTAATAATTTTTTTAATGACTCTGCATACCGAATCGAATAACCTAAGGCTACTATTGAGCCATAAGATTGTCCGAAAACAAAAAAATGATCGGGATTGATATTAAAATGCTGACGAATTGCCTCTACATCATCGATATAATGATCAAGCGAACACCATTCGATATCGCATCGTTCACTCTTACCACAAGCCCTTGGATCGAAAAGAATCACATCGGCGACTTGAAAAAATGTTTGAGCAAGTGACATGGCCGGATCATCATACATTCCCATATCATTACCTGGGCCACCCGGTAAAAGAATAATGGTATTTCTCTCACCTAATTTTTTTTGCACATATTGCTTGGTGAAAATTTTGCAAGCTGGAATGCCAGGCCTTTCTGGTAACGTTATAAAATTTTCTTGGGAATGAATCATAGTTAGCCCTTTTGAGAATCTCCGAATAAAAATTAGTAAAGTCGAGCAGCAGATTAAAATATTTTATTATGCCGATGACAATAAGGTGATTTTTGCATTTTATCATAATAATGTTGATGATACTCTTCCGCCGACCAAAAATGTGTCACTTTTCTTAATTGTGTTGTCACCTGATAGCCTTTTTCTTTCAATATTTTTATCACCTGTTCTGCGGTATCGCGTTGTGATGGATTGAAATAAAAAATAGCACTTAAATATTGTTCACCAATATCAGGACCTTGCCCATTATCTTGAGTAAAATTATGTATTTCAAAAAAATATTTAATTACTTGTTCGTACGTTAGTTTATCTTTATCGTAAATTACACGTAAGACTTCAAGGTGATGCGTATTACCGCGGCAAACATCTTCATAAGTTGGGTTGGAAGTGGCACCACCGCTATAGCCAACTTGTGTCGCGATAACACCAGCCAGTTTTTCAAAATAATATTCTACGCCCCAAAAACAACCCGCAGCAATGATGGCTTCTTCAGTATCCATGACTTCATTATCCTGCACGAACTCAATGGCTAAAGAATTAACGCAGTGACGCAAATTTTTTGCGGTATGTCCTTCCCCTTCAAATACATGGCCTAGGTGACCGTCGCACCGCGCACAGAGGATCTCCGTGCGACGACCATCAGCATCCGCTTGGCGTTTAATGCGATGGGGAATTTCATCATCAAAACTTGGCCAACCACAGCCAGAAATAAATTCATGATGTGCCCGAAACAAAGCCATACCACAACCACGGCAGATAAAAGTTCCTCGTTCAGGAATGGTTTTAATATCAACGGTGAAAGGCGGTTCGGTATGCTTCTCTTTTAAAATAGCATAGCTTTCCGGTGTGAGGCTCGCGTATTTGTCCATGGGTGTTCCTATGCAACAGTGTTTGCAAGATTTTACTATAAAATCTGTTCGATCTCGATAAGATGCATAATACAAACAATATTAATTTTGATTCGCTTTTAAGCGATGGAAACTTCAAAGAGTGGGTCTTAAACGATAATGCATGGCTTCTTCTAATTCTTGTTGATGTTCTTTATCTGCTTCAATGGTAGCAAGTTGATATAATGCCAATGCTCTCACGCGAGCATCGTGCAAACTTTTATCTTCTTGATGTTGTTTGATCCAAGACTCATGAGAATTAGCACATTTGACTAACGTATCTTCTAACAAACGATCTTCAAAAAGACTCGTCCCTTCGGCATGCCCGCCGACAAAAGCGTAGTGATCCATTAATGGCGCTTGAGCACCATAACTCCCGAGAACATTCGCCCCCACGCGATTACCATTACCAGGAGTATCACTTCCCTGAATGTAGCGAATAAATTCTTCTTGGGAAACCATTTCTTTAGTCGCTAATAAACACAATCCTTGAATTTCTTGCTCGGAAACGCATAACTCTTTTTTGTGTTTATCAATCCAACGCAAACGATTATGAATATTAAAATAAGAGTGCATAGTCATTCCTCAGTTTTCTGTCACCGATTTTTAGCCTCCCACAGAACTACGATAGCGGTAATGTTTCTTGTCCCATTCATATTCTGCATTGGCGTTTTCTTCAGCTATTTTATTCGTTACCATTCCTCGAGCTAATGCCGCTTCTTCGAGTACTTCCGCATAAGAGTTTTTTGCGCTTTTCGAAGGATTAGGTTGCAAATACTGTATCGAACGTCGCTGTTTTTGTTCTTGATAGTAAATATCTTCAAGCGCGCTGCCGCCATCGTTAATAGCACCAAACGCATAGCCAGGATCGAGGTTTGCGAATGATTCAACTGAACGACTGCCACTTACCATATCACCTCGTATGGTGCCTTGCGGTCCGCCCCCTTGTGCAAATAAAATAAAGGCCGCGGCAATATTTTTTGTTCCGAACTGATCGCCACCGGCAAATAATTGACCGGATTGAACGGCATTATTCAAGTCGATTTCTCCGCCATCAGGAATTAGATTCGCTAGCTGTTGGAGAAAAGCTAATTGCAGTTGACTAAAACCCATTTGCGGGCTTTTTTGTAGCAGTTCACGTACGCGTTGATAACTTAGCATTGGGATTACTCCTCTTTACTAAAAGAATAGCACAATATTGAGCGAACATCCCTTCATTCATCAATTAAGTTTATATCCTATCAATGCGCCTCATCCCAATTTGCGCCGACCCCCACTTCAACCGCTAGTGGAACTACTAAGGTTAACGCGCGGCTCATGCGTTCGGCAATTTCGTGTTTCACGTTTTCTACACAGTGATGATGAACTTCAAAGACCAATTCATCGTGGACTTGCATGATCATCACCGCAGCGATTTTTTCGCGCTGTATCCACCGATCAATATCAATCATCGCAAGTTTAATAATATCGGCCGCACTGCCCTGCATAGGCGCGTTAATGGCAGCCCGTTCTGCGGCACGTTGCCGCTGAAACTGTTTAGAATTAATTTCAGGTAAGTATAATCGCCGTCCGCTGATGGTTTCCACATAGCCTAGTTGTTTGGCTTGTTGACGCGTATTTTCCATATACTGTTTTACGCCTGGGTAACGATGAAAATATAAATCCATGTATTCTTGCGCATTATTTCTGTCGATCCCTAATTGTTTAGCTAAGCCAAAGGCGGACATGCCATAAATTAAACCAAAATTAATCGCTTTGGCACTCCGCCGTTGATCGCTGGTGACCTCATTTAATGGCACACCGAAAACTTCAGCGGCGGTGGCTTTATGAATATCTAAGCCTTGGGCAAAGGCGTTTAATAAACCACGATCACCCGATAAATGCGCCATAATTCGTAATTCAATTTGTGAATAATCTGCCGCCACGATAACGTGTTCTGCTCGTGCAATGAATGCGCGACGAATTTGACGACCCGCTTCATGACGAATAGGAATATTTTGTAAATTAGGATTAGAAGATGATAAGCGCCCGGTAGACGTCACCGCTTGCTGATAGGACGTGTGAACTCTCCCCGTCTTAAGATCGATTTGTTCGGGTAGACGATCGGTATAGGTCGATTTTAATTTACTGAGACTGCGAAATTCTAAAATCACTTTAGGTAATTCATACTCATACGCTAATTCTTCTAAGACATTTTCAGCCGTCGAAGGTTGACCTGAAGGGGTTTTTTGAATGATCGGTAATTTTAATTCGGTAAATAAAATATCTTGTAATTGTTTGGGTGAACCTAAATTAAATTCACACTTGGCTAATTGAAATGCTTGTTGCTCAAGTTCTTTTATGCGTTTAGCCAATGTTTGGCTTTGTTGCGCTAATAAGGTTTTATCAATTAATACACCTTCACATTCCATGCGCGATAACACTGGAACTAAAGGCAATTCAATGGTTTGATAAATGTGATTTAATTTTTCTTCTGCCAAAATTTTGGGGTGTAATACGTGATGTAAGCGTAACGTAATATCAGCGTCTTCTGCAGCATATGCTGTGGCTGTGGCGATGTCGACTTGATTAAACGTCACTTGTTTAGCACCTTTACCGGCAATTTCTTCAAAGGTAATCGTGTGATAATTTAAATAATGCAACGCTAGCGTATCCATATCGTGCCGATTACTGGTGCTGTTTAACACATACGATTCAAGCATGGTATCGCCTGCTAAACTAGAAATATTAATTCCATAGCGGCATAGAATATTCATATCGTATTTTATATTTTGCCCAATGATTTTTTGTGGGATTTCTAAAATGGGTTTTAACAAAGTTAATATTTTCTCACGATTTAATTGCTGAGGTGCATTTTCATAATTGTGTGCAAGAGGAATATACGCAGCTTCTTCCGCCGTGACTGCAAACGACAATCCCACTAATTCGGCTTGCATATAATCGAGGCTCGTTGTTTCAATATCGAAAGCAAAGTGTGGAGCTTGTTGTAACCGAGCTAACCACGGCAGCAATTGTTCTTCTGTAAAAATAGTGTGGTAGTGATGGCTGACTGATTTTTTTTCCGCGTCAGTGGTTTCGGTTAATTCTTTTAACCAGGTTTTAAATTCATAGCGGGTGAATAATTCTTTTAAGGTTTGAGTATCGGCAGGATGCACTAATAAATCATTTAATTGATACGGCATATCAACCGTGCAATGAATGGTGACTAATTGTTTGGAGAGTGGCAAAAATTCCACACTTTCGCGCAAATATTCTCCCACTTTACCTTTAATATTTTTAGCATTCGCTATTATCCCATTTAAATCGCCAAATTCTTGCAGCCATTTTACCGCCGTTTTAGGACCACATTTATTAACGCCAGGAACGTTATCAATTTTATCGCCGATTAATGCCAAATAATCGACGATGAGTTCTGGAGGCACACCAAATTTTTCGATAACGGCTTGGCGATCGTAACGTTTATTGCTCATGGTATTAATTAAATGAATATGATCATTAACTAATTGCGCCATATCTTTATCGGTAGTAGAAATTAATATTTCGCGTTTATCTTGCAAAGCCAAATGCGCAAAACTCCCAATTACATCATCGGCTTCTACTTTATCCACAATAATCAACGGAAAACCTAAGGCTTTTATCAGGCTAAATACCGGCTCAATTTGCACTCGCAAATCATCCGGCATGGGCGGACGCGTGGCTTTATAGTCTTTGAATAAATCGTGACGAAATGTTTTTCCTTTGGGATCGAAAATCACCGCCATCAATTCGGGTTGATAATCTTTTTGCAAACGCTTTAACATGCTAATTACACCATATATCGCTCCGGTGGGTTCTCCGTGCGAGTTGGTGAGTGGTGGTAGTGCGTGAAATGCACGGTATAAATAAGAGGAGCCATCTACTAAAATAATCGGTTTGTTTTGCGTCATATTCAATTGCCTTCTAAACTCAGTGGGGTATTATCCTAAATTAAAAGACCCAGGGGCAAGCTCCATCGCATAAATTTTAACGGAT from Legionellales bacterium encodes the following:
- a CDS encoding P-II family nitrogen regulator → MKFLIAIIKPFKLDDVRDALAEIGVQGMTVTEVKGFGRQRGHTELYRGAEYVVDFLPKLKIEIALEASLVDKAIEAISTAAYSGKMGDGKIFVLGLEEVVRVRTGEQGIEAL
- a CDS encoding accessory factor UbiK family protein: MFDPKLLDEIAEKLSQVIPPELRNIQRDIQDNFRRILQSYFAKLDLVTREEFDVQTKVLAKTREKLMELEKIVTTLEQK
- a CDS encoding YifB family Mg chelatase-like AAA ATPase, producing the protein MSNAIVYTRAALGIDAPLVTVETHISNGLPRLSIVGLPEATVRESKDRVRSAILNAQFEFPAKRITINLAPADLPKQGSRFDLPIALGILAASQQIKKDHLSHCEFTGELALNGELRPADAILPMAIAAHQAKRELIIPQDNAIDARFARYGKTWCAPHLLDVCGFLNDQTTLTAVEIQTIHHAVSYAVDMQDIQGQDNAKRALVIAASGGHSLLMSGSPGTGKTMLATRLPTILPALSEQLALETAMIYSLADCKREENHFFQPPFRAPHHTASSIALVGGSSPPRPGEISLAHNGILFLDELTEFNRHVLEALREPLESGKIMISRAARRAEFPARFQFIAAMNPCPCGYYGDASGRCRCSPDYVERYKRKISGPLLDRIDLHIEVKRIANELLLETSRKNPTSANLKQLVHETRQRQLTRQGYLNSALTNADLHHYCVLTPSAQTIIDKALTRYQLSARSFHRLLKVARTIADLQGVEALTEESILEALAYRST
- a CDS encoding alpha/beta fold hydrolase — translated: MIHSQENFITLPERPGIPACKIFTKQYVQKKLGERNTIILLPGGPGNDMGMYDDPAMSLAQTFFQVADVILFDPRACGKSERCDIEWCSLDHYIDDVEAIRQHFNINPDHFFVFGQSYGSIVALGYSIRYAESLKKLLLIGGVVSSAFYAEAKANLNEIGTPEQIAFAEKLWNGAFDGSKKEITDFYRLMSPLYSYSFEPGEPPLEIGYNIDIMNYGWGTFLKHFNYENQLINVKCETLILLGENEWIMPRSHIDMMYHSIPNCSLKIYPKCMHMLWIDQWEIFVEDALNFLEPVQSLQSWP
- a CDS encoding bifunctional methionine sulfoxide reductase B/A protein is translated as MGTPMDKYASLTPESYAILKEKHTEPPFTVDIKTIPERGTFICRGCGMALFRAHHEFISGCGWPSFDDEIPHRIKRQADADGRRTEILCARCDGHLGHVFEGEGHTAKNLRHCVNSLAIEFVQDNEVMDTEEAIIAAGCFWGVEYYFEKLAGVIATQVGYSGGATSNPTYEDVCRGNTHHLEVLRVIYDKDKLTYEQVIKYFFEIHNFTQDNGQGPDIGEQYLSAIFYFNPSQRDTAEQVIKILKEKGYQVTTQLRKVTHFWSAEEYHQHYYDKMQKSPYCHRHNKIF
- the polA gene encoding DNA polymerase I; amino-acid sequence: MTQNKPIILVDGSSYLYRAFHALPPLTNSHGEPTGAIYGVISMLKRLQKDYQPELMAVIFDPKGKTFRHDLFKDYKATRPPMPDDLRVQIEPVFSLIKALGFPLIIVDKVEADDVIGSFAHLALQDKREILISTTDKDMAQLVNDHIHLINTMSNKRYDRQAVIEKFGVPPELIVDYLALIGDKIDNVPGVNKCGPKTAVKWLQEFGDLNGIIANAKNIKGKVGEYLRESVEFLPLSKQLVTIHCTVDMPYQLNDLLVHPADTQTLKELFTRYEFKTWLKELTETTDAEKKSVSHHYHTIFTEEQLLPWLARLQQAPHFAFDIETTSLDYMQAELVGLSFAVTAEEAAYIPLAHNYENAPQQLNREKILTLLKPILEIPQKIIGQNIKYDMNILCRYGINISSLAGDTMLESYVLNSTSNRHDMDTLALHYLNYHTITFEEIAGKGAKQVTFNQVDIATATAYAAEDADITLRLHHVLHPKILAEEKLNHIYQTIELPLVPVLSRMECEGVLIDKTLLAQQSQTLAKRIKELEQQAFQLAKCEFNLGSPKQLQDILFTELKLPIIQKTPSGQPSTAENVLEELAYEYELPKVILEFRSLSKLKSTYTDRLPEQIDLKTGRVHTSYQQAVTSTGRLSSSNPNLQNIPIRHEAGRQIRRAFIARAEHVIVAADYSQIELRIMAHLSGDRGLLNAFAQGLDIHKATAAEVFGVPLNEVTSDQRRSAKAINFGLIYGMSAFGLAKQLGIDRNNAQEYMDLYFHRYPGVKQYMENTRQQAKQLGYVETISGRRLYLPEINSKQFQRQRAAERAAINAPMQGSAADIIKLAMIDIDRWIQREKIAAVMIMQVHDELVFEVHHHCVENVKHEIAERMSRALTLVVPLAVEVGVGANWDEAH